The DNA sequence atgagttacatgaaacattggtcatgatagacctgttctggctacacacccatttgctataggagaaggagaggggtggttgtgtattctgagaggtttttacctggttgaggccaattcaactctctgttcctctttgagccttgtgtttcctacagtacctcctcatcgggccccttggggtgttgaggcatatgggggcaattacagttgcatcacgggtacaggtaatggcattgattatgggagattgcctgaagctgattgcagtagtaacacaaccattaattccacttggccagttacaggcctaaaccaaactagtggtctggctgatgtgtggtggatctgtggacccaaaagagtgctgagacccattcttagaggagactggcaaggtacgtgtgctctgaccagtttgataattccactgaccattgttgatgttactgctgaacagctgttgggttctgtatccaggggaactgaaaacattccatcccatgggagacatagaagtagtgctccatggacagaggatgtagttgacatacacactaacctgttgggagtgccggtgggggttcctcatgagcttcaggccttgggcaggaatgatggattataggtccagccatagtggatgcaagacagactgcatggattcattacatctactatgatcaacagcgttttgttaattacccccgtgatgcactcactggtatgtctgaacagtttgaggccacatctagggttgccagacagaatagacttgctttggatatgcttcttgccagtcaggggggcgtatgcaagatgttcggtgaacaatgttgcacgtatattcctaataacaccagtccagatggtagtatatctaaggcccttagtgggcttgatgcactatctgctgagatgaggaccatggcgggggtggaggagtctggcctgttctcttgggTGGGAGCCTGAttttggtaagtacactagaatggtggttactggatttctgaccctaatttttgtatttttgttatttgatgtagtgtgctgcttgcatcataccgtgtttcaagaagtctgttacagatgtggtgaaggcttcaggcatgatgatgcctttgcttgatgctccagttggagatgctgatactgaagcatgctttcagaggaggatgagactgactgaggatgacccatggtatgctgtgggtgaggtagtagaataaatcttacaccaccacagttccttgttatacatctttatgatgggttttctttccagtatgtttgttctccctgttgtgaaggtttcgagtccctgggtggcatgaagcccaactggtgcaggataggagtagctgagaggaccagatggtttataataatgctttgctttgctttactctgttttccatgaccaaagttttatcctgTATCTTACatgacaataaacaataaagtgttatcctgtttttgctaagtgacacccttgtgggtgtcaaaaagggggacttaaatttcacaccattttttttggtctgtttttgaatgagctgctctcttttgacatgaaggtattttaaactctgtgactgttatgattcattgctgaatttttgttcacaccctggggggtgCAAGGCGGGgggcaaggcaatcaaacaagctaagcgtcagtatagagacaaagtagaatctcaattcaacagctcagacacaagaggtatgtggcagggtctacagtcaatcacggattacaaaaagaaaaccagccccgtcacggaccaggatgtcttgctcccaggcagactaaataactttttgcccgctttgaggacaatacagtgccactgacacggcccgcaactaaaacatgcggactctccttcactgcagccgacgtgaggaaaacatttaaacgtgtcaaccctcgcaaggccgcaggcccagacggcatccccagccgcgccctcagagcatgcgcagaccagctggctggtgtgtttacagacatattcaatcaatccctatcccagtctgttgttcccacatgcttcaagagggccaccattgttcctgttcccaagaaagctaaggtaactgagctaaacgactaccgccccgtagcactcacttccgtcatcatgaagtgctttgagagactagtcaaggaccatatcacctccaccctacctgacaccctagacccactccaatttgcttaccgcccaaataggtccacagacgatgcaatctcaaccacactgcacactgccctaacccatctggacaagaggaatacctgtgtgagaatgctgttcatcgactacagctcggcatttaacaccatagtgccctccaagctcatcatcaagctcgagaccctgggtctcgaccccgccctgtgcaactgggtactggacttcctgacgggctgcccccaggtggtgagggccccacaagggtgcgttctgagccctctcctgtactccctgttcacccacgactgcgtggccacgcacgcctccaactcaatcatcaagtttgcggacgacacaacagtggtaggcttgattaccaacaacgacgagacggcctacagggaggaggtgagggccctcgaagtgtggtgtcaggaaattaacctcacactcaacgtcaacaaaactaaggagatgattgtggacttcaggaaacagcagagggaacacccccctatccacattgatggaacagtagtggagagggtagtaagttttaagttcctcggcgtacacatcacagacaaactgaattggtccaccaacacagccagcatcgtgaagaaggcgcagcagcgcctcttcaacctcaggaggctgaagaaattcggcttgtcaccaaaagcactcacaaacttctacagatgcacaatccagagcatcctgtcgggctgtatcaccgcctggtacggcaactgctccgcccacaaccgtaaggctctccagagggtagtgaggtctgcacaacgcatcactgggggcaaactacctgccctccaggacacctacaccacccgatgtcacaggaaggccataaagatcatcaaggacaacaaccacccgagccactgcctgttcaccccgctatcatccagaagtcgaggtcagtacaggtgcatcaaagctgggcccgagagactgaaacagccaccactaacattgagtggctgctgccaacacactgactcaactccagccactttaataatgggaacagatgggaaatgatgtcaaatatatcactagccactttaaacaatgctacctaatataatgtttacataccctacattattcatctcatatgtatacgtatatactgtactctatatcatctactgcatctttatgtaatacatgtatcactagccactttaactttgccattttgtttacatactcatctcatatgtatatactgcactcaataccatctactgtatcttgcctatgccgctctgtaccatcactcattcatatatctttatgtacatattctttatccacttacacttgtgtctataaggtagtagttttggaattgttagctagattacttgttggttattactgcattgtcggaactagaagcacaagcatttcgctacactcgcattaacatctgctaaccatgtgtatgtgacaaataaaatttgatttgatactatgATTGCAGAGATGTGCACAATATGCTGCAACCAATATCAACAAGTATTAACTCCAAATGACAACTTAGCTTTGGATTGTTGTAACATCTAAACTTAAAACATGTTATTCCTTTTTTTGCACTGCATGGATCACCGGTGCAGTTGACTGCAGCACTCAAAATACTGTAtattgtagttgagtagccaggTTACTGCTCAAATGTTGCTGTAATAGGCCTACATGTAACTCTTTCATGTTGTGTTTTGTTGAAGGTTTAGTTTTTTAGTTAATCATTGTCAAGCTTTAAAAACCCGAAGCCAGACTGCAACATTTGAGAAGCCTAGCCTGGACTGTGGCATGTCTGTCACTTCCCCCCCACGCTGCGCACTGTAAACCGGACACACCAATGTGAGCACATCGGGCTATAATTTCAGAAAGTAAATGACAGCTCGACTCATTTACTCGCTTGTGTGTTCTATTTGGCCTGCGGGCCTTGTGTTTGCCACATGTACGATAGGCTATTAGCCACATTATGACCCAATTGGGATCATTGTccttgtattgacattcccagccttagttagtCGTCCATTTTTGTTAAAAAATATTGAGTAATTGAAACTGAAACGGTGCATcccgaatggaggcagcaaacaatgtaccagacCAGCTGtcatttacaacctgatagcaatatatTTTGGactaccaaaaaatgtattggtgaattatattaattatGCATTGAACTGCATTCATATATTCTGCAAACAATGCCTTAGGTCATGTATTTTTTagtcaaatataacctatttttaaaagGTATTGTAAAGTTGGTTATGAAGCACGactgggaatttgatatttttgactgatatgATTGTCCGTTTGTTTCATATTTGCGAAGTAGTTAAAAGGCTATCAGTTCCACTGTAACACTGCCATAAATATTAATAACTTCCTAATTTGTTGGATATTATGTAGCACTTTATTCAAGTACATTTAGTTATGTACAGACAGGACATTCTGCACTTTAAGGCTGATCTAGCAGAAGGCAGCAGAGACCTTGCATTGGTGAAGAGTTTTATGCTCTGTAAAGATTGATGGCAACATAATCCAAATGCATTATTAAAACGATAAGACATGCTTCTTCTGTATTGCTCTTTGTGATTTGATAATAAGTGTTTCATGTAAAAATGGTAGATCGTCTCGAGGACAAATGTTCCTTTCAGAATGGACAATGAAGTGCTATTCATTTCTATGGGGATATTCACGGTTCTAAAAATAATGACACATACTTCAAAAACATAAGAAATCCCTTAAAAACCCAAGACATAACATGTACTGAAACATTTGGCTAAAGGAGAGGTAGTGGATAATTAAATGTACAGATGTGAACAGAGCAGAAGCAACTTTGGATTGAAACTATGGAACTGAACCCTATATGTGGTTGGTTTCCCAGACACCAATTTAAGCATAGTTCTGGACTAAAGCACCTTTTCCAGAATTTCCATTATACATCGAACATGCTTTTAAGTCTCGGACTAGGCTCTGTGTCTAGAAAACTGTCCCTATAAGTCTGGATACGAGTGAACTAAagccttacatgctgaccacaccgcttgcgtttatatcccaggacaaattagctagcaatagcaagctagctaactaaattgacataaatgtttaatgcttttcgacccatccccaaattaatatagttggttcagagttcgttttgatatttcaacctgcgtgccCTGATtgcgtctggtgtgggtggacaccATGGCACACGCacagtctggtcagcatgttagagtGCCTCCACTTTAATGATGTTGAGCTGAGTTTCCTGTGGGGAGACTGTGATGTCTGAGTCCAGGTCAACAGAGGCCTGGGTGGGGGCCATGCAGTCCTGGAGAGCTCCCTCTGTTCTGGTGCTGGGACAGTCTGTACTTTCTGTTCCTCtataggactgtgtgtgtgactgcgtgtatGTGGTGGCGTAAGACTGTGTGCATGAGggcatgtgtgtttgagtgtgtggctGCTGTGTGTAGGCTGACGAGTAAGGCTGTGTGTGCGCCAGCGTgtatgtaggggtgtgtgtgagcaagAGGCTATCGGtggtactactgctgctgcccgTCTGGAAGCCGTTGATGCCATGGGGGCTCTGTCCGGACAGTTTGAAGGTCTCTATGGTCTCCAGGCTGGAGTTGTCCATCCCGTTGTAGCTGGGCTGGGCCTGGCTGCACTGAGCATACCCTCCTTGGCTGAAGGGGAATGTGTCCTGGCTGTAGGAGGCAGAGCCTAAGGCAGGTAAGACCGGGGGTGGGGGAGTTTTGGGATGCTGTCGCTGCTGGTGGAGGCTGGTACAGGGTGCCTCCAGTCTTGAGGCCAGGGTCTGCAGGGTGCTGAGAATCTGCTTCTGGACCTGGGTCTGCTGGACCTGCTCCCTCTCCAGCCGGTACTGCTGCTCCACCAGCATGCGCACCGCCAGGCTCAGGCTGTGGATCTCAGAGCCCAGGGTCTGGACCTGCTCCTGGagacccccacctccaccaccccctccccCGCATCTCCCTCCAGCCTCCTGGTGAGCTGCCTGCTGAGGGCTGGGGTTCCTGTCTCTCCTGAGAAGGCCCTGGTTCATGCCCTGGCTCCCAGGGCTTTGGAGGCGGATGACAGGGCTACTACCCTGggaggtgggtggtggtggtggggggttggGGAGCCGAATGCCCACACGGGGAGGAGCAGGGTGTGGGGAGCGGACAGCTTGGCCACCAACTCTCTGCTGGAACATCTGTCTGGGAACACTGCCTCCTTGCTGGCCATCCAAATTCCTCTGCAGAGTACAAGTCCATTGTAACATGGGTCAGTTGTAACAGGCTAAATATATCAAATTAAAACCTACTTAGAAAGCTGTTCCATGTGCCAATGATTGGTTAGTCTTTACATAACTATGAAGTTTAATTTAAAACAAATGTATCCATCAATTATCTTTGGTTTCATTGACAGATTTGTTTTGAGGCCatgttttaaaatatatttttgctgCCTCTCTATTTTCATTATTGACCTTTGGAACATTCTCTATGTATCGACACATGTTTTATCAGTAAGATGAGGCCTTTTGATTGGTATAGTTGATGACAATAATTGTATTTTTCCACAAGACTCCCATGACTGGGGTTAGTTGTTGTAACTCATTGTTACAACTTACCCCTTTACCTAAAATGATATAGCTTTTAGACACATGAACATATTTATATCAAATGTCACTTCTTTACAACAACTTTGGCAATGCAACTATGATAAAACctttgaaaaaaatgaaaaaactatatatctttttttttttacgctAATACTAAATTTAGTTTTATATATAGTCAGCTATTCAGTTTCTGGTCAATATGACAAGCCTAAAAGAGAACTcgtttttttgtaagttgttcaTGTGAAATTCTGAAATCTTTATATCAAACAGTGTTAAAGAAAGATGTTTAAAACAACTTCAAAATGTGTTCCTGCTGTCCCTGACCTTCCCTACTGATATACTGTAACAAAACACTAACTGTCGTAGTCTTTCCAAGAAATGAACAGAAATCCAACAAAAGGATGAACAAACACTCAGGGCATGCCACGTGTTGGGTGGAACTGCATTGCCTGAGGTAAACCGATCGAAACGAGTGTTTGCTCAACCTTTTGTTAGATTGAAAGATGTACCACTGTTAAAGTTTTGTAATGCTGTTCATTTCAAATGACAACTCAAAGATAAATAGTTGATTGTGACGACCCTCCCCTCTGGCTGCCaaattctctctcttttgctcttgttttccttaataggatgtcggtgggcggagccgggagggtcgtcagcgaaatgggacacacctgggctcgggtgtgtcccgggataaatacatCTCTTCCCCTTTCATTGAgactctctctccatgcagacacagttAGATTTTGATTGTGCCAGTTTtatttggcacctttcaacaacCCTCATCATATTTATGCGTCCAATCAATCACTTACACACACAATTGTTAACTGTctgttaataaatatattttgttattccttatctccaTGTTGTCTCCCTTTTCTGTTAACTTCGAGCTggttcgtgacaagtgggggctcGTCTGGGATCTGAAGGTTGGTTCCTAGACATTTTGGCATATAGCACTTTGCTGCATTATGAAGGACTAACACTCGTGTCATTGGGCTTACTagtatgtgtgttgtgtttgggaGAAAGTAGCGTTAAGGTTTGAGAACTCCGTAGGTACTTTGTTTGCATATTTTGTTACAGCTTTTGAGTTGTAATGTTTGGTGCCCAGTGTTGGTTGCCTTTTTTGTTTGGTAAACATACCACTGCAGTGGATAGTTAGCTGTGAGCTGCGTTGGAGAAAGTACATTGGTTCGTTTCCAGGCCCCTACCCAGGCTGGAGACTCTTGCCCTACATGCTGTTGGGACATCGGTCTGAGGTGAGCACAATTGGCTGTGTACCTCAGTGGGAGATTTGGGTAGGGTAGTGAAACTTGCTACCCAGAGCTATAGCTTTTCTTTTCCCCCCATTAAGCTTAGTGACATGTTTCATTTTGTAATATGTTGGGCATGATTATTTTGTTTGGTGTCCgtggactgagcagttgtctcaGGGCACATCTGTGGCTTGAGGGAATCTGCCAGCGTGCTGGGTCTTTTCTTTTTTCCCTTGACAGCAAGCTACAGTGTGTAATTACCCACCTCAAATCCGCACGAAGActaggttttggggaagctccatatatcatctctcttctgtggtgcccAGTGTGATTCATTTCTCTTGTGGTCTGGTGTTCTCAGCAGAGGGGAAGAGTGAGattcttttttttgtatttacttGTGACTATGGCATCTTACGTAGACACGTTCATTCGCTTTACATCAGAGGAACTGTTAGAATTATGTCCTAAGGAACAGCTGTTGAAGATTGCTTAACACTACAAGGGTGAAATTGGTGATAAATGTCAAATTCTTAGGTTGATATTGAAGGCCACTCTGGAGTGGTATTCTTGAAGTTACCACTGGGGCAGCTTCTGCCGAGGACTCGCCATCTCCCCATTTCGTTACGATGGCGGCACCATCTGTTAGCCCTAGTATTCTTTTTGAACAGCAGAAATAACTGCTTCTGTTACAGCTAAAGTATGACAAGGAATTGCAATTTAAACAGGATATGGAGCGTGCTAAAATCAAGCTGCAACAAGAGCAGCTT is a window from the Oncorhynchus kisutch isolate 150728-3 unplaced genomic scaffold, Okis_V2 Okis06b-Okis10b_hom, whole genome shotgun sequence genome containing:
- the LOC109876006 gene encoding uncharacterized protein LOC109876006, whose amino-acid sequence is MGRLDDAAKRKVVELRQAGLSFRKIKAVLELENIRVSAQAIYLYLKEFQRKKVQRGGESAAAPDPQTTPGVGAGRGDGGSREGWNDQQIRNLLREASRHAGYVAASEFAKQCPGSNPPEVRGQGPSGTGSEGASRGQSNRTEKPEEGSKKEDEDKDIQIVSVTSLAQNSQQRGLPPAGAAAVTVTGAYMRKRATPSPATNPILAARKRLLDKALSHRAKIRDSSYQSYQQVAALLRREQSNASGSDVQRPVAADQPQSYDPVTQRLTQVRNLDGQQGGSVPRQMFQQRVGGQAVRSPHPAPPRVGIRLPNPPPPPPTSQGSSPVIRLQSPGSQGMNQGLLRRDRNPSPQQAAHQEAGGRCGGGGGGGGGLQEQVQTLGSEIHSLSLAVRMLVEQQYRLEREQVQQTQVQKQILSTLQTLASRLEAPCTSLHQQRQHPKTPPPPVLPALGSASYSQDTFPFSQGGYAQCSQAQPSYNGMDNSSLETIETFKLSGQSPHGINGFQTGSSSSTTDSLLLTHTPTYTLAHTQPYSSAYTQQPHTQTHMPSCTQSYATTYTQSHTQSYRGTESTDCPSTRTEGALQDCMAPTQASVDLDSDITVSPQETQLNIIKVEAL